From Mya arenaria isolate MELC-2E11 chromosome 12, ASM2691426v1, the proteins below share one genomic window:
- the LOC128211275 gene encoding eukaryotic peptide chain release factor subunit 1-like — protein sequence MASNGVDGETSADRNVEIWKIKKLIKSLEAARGNGTSMISLIIPPKDQIPRVSKMLADEFGTASNIKSRVNRLSVLGAITSVQQRLKLYNKVPPNGLVIYCGTIVTDEGKEKKVNIDFEPFRPINTSLYLCDNKFHTEALTALLADDNKFGFIVMDGNGALFGTLSGNSREVLHKFNVDLPKKHGRGGQSALRFARLRMEKRHNYVRKVAEVTVQMFISNDKVNVSGLVLAGSADFKTELSQSDMFDLRLQQKIIKIVDVSYGGENGFNQAIELAGESLANVKFIQEKKLIGRYFDEISQDTGRFCFGVDDTLRALEMGAVDILIVWENLDITRYLLKNHQTDVEIILHLTPEQEKDKTHFLDKDTGVELELQESMPLLEWFANNYKNFGSTLEIVTDKSQEGAQFVKGFGGIGGILRYQVDFQMFDPALDGFDEFNLDDY from the exons AAACGGTACAAGCATGATTTCCCTTATCATTCCACCAAAAGACCAGATTCCACGAGTGTCAAAAATGTTGGCAGATGAATTTGGGACAGCATCAAATATCAAAAGTCGTGTGAACAGGCTCTCTGTGCTCGGAGCCATTACATCAGTACAACAAAGATTAAAATTGTACAATAAAG TACCTCCAAATGGTTTGGTGATATACTGCGGCACAATTGTAACGGACGAGGGGAAGGAAAAGAAAGTGAACATTGACTTTGAGCCTTTCCGGCCCATCAACACCTCTCTCTATCTATGTGATAACAAATTCCACACAGAG gcATTAACAGCGTTGTTAGCAGATGATAACAAGTTTGGTTTCATCGTGATGGACGGTAATGGTGCGCTGTTCGGAACATTGTCAGGGAACTCTCGAGAAGTACTCCATAAATTCAATGTAGATCTGCCAAAAAAGCATG GCAGAGGAGGTCAGTCTGCCCTGCGTTTTGCTCGGTTACGAATGGAGAAGAGACACAACTATGTACGGAAGGTGGCCGAAGTGACGgtacaaatgtttatatccAATGACAAGGTGAATGTGTCAGGCCTCGTGCTTGCTGGGTCTGCAGACTTCAAGACAGAGCTCAGTCAGTCAGACATGTTTGATCTG AGGTTGCAGCAGAAGATTATCAAAATTGTGGATGTCTCGTACGGCGGGGAGAATGGATTCAACCAGGCTATCGAGCTAGCTGGTGAATCATTAGCAAACGTCAAATTCATACAGGAAAAAAAATTAATAG GTCGTTACTTTGACGAGATATCCCAGGATACAGGTCGGTTCTGTTTTGGAGTAGATGACACTTTGAGAGCACTGGAGATGGGGGCTGTGGACATTCTCATTGTGTGGGAAAACCTTGATATCACCAGATATCTGCTCAAAAACCACCAAACTGATG tgGAGATCATCCTTCACCTAACTCCAGAGCAAGAAAAAGATAAAACACACTTCCTTGATAAAGAT ACTGGCGTCGAGTTGGAGCTTCAGGAGTCGATGCCCCTGCTGGAGTGgttcgccaacaactacaagaaCTTTGGATCCACCCTCGAGATTGTCACAGACAAGTCACAGGAGGGTGCACAGTTTGTCAAGGGATTCGGAGGAATTGGCG GTATACTGAGGTATCAAGTGGACTTCCAGATGTTTGATCCAGCCCTCGACGGTTTTGACGAGTTCAACCTCGATGACTACTGA
- the LOC128211274 gene encoding eukaryotic peptide chain release factor subunit 1-like, with the protein MATSGMHGTANGADQNVELWRMRRLIQRLDAARGNGTSMISLVVPAGGQVVRATRLLEEEVGTAACIKSQVNRLSVEAAIASVRQRLKLYSKVPANGLVIYCGSVLTDGRKSKKVTIDFEPCRPLNKFMYLCDSKFHTEPLKSLLEDDVTYGFIVVDGKETLYGTLSGSNKTVLHSFKENLPKKHGRGGQSAMRFARIRMEKRHHYLRKVAEGATAAFLADGQVNVHGLVLAGLAHFKTELSRSDMFDPRLQERVLKVVDVGYGGESGFNQAIELAAPVLSNVTFLHEKRLIGRYFDEISQDTGRFCFGVDDTLRALEMGAVSILIVWENLDITRYLLKNHQTDGTEILCLSDDQMKDRDLFQDQETGVELELQESMPLLEWFANNYKNFGSTLEIVTDKSQEGAQFVKGFGGIGGLLRYKVEFEALQPDIANEFDLEAYN; encoded by the exons ATGGCAACAAGCGGAATGCACGGAACCGCTAACGGGGCGGATCAAAACGTGGAGTTATGGAGGATGAGGAGGCTGATTCAGAGGCTTGATGCCGCCCGGGG GAACGGTACGAGCATGATTTCGTTGGTCGTTCCGGCTGGCGGTCAGGTGGTGCGGGCTACCCGGCTGCTGGAGGAGGAAGTGGGCACAGCTGCCTGCATCAAGAGCCAGGTGAACCGTCTCTCCGTGGAGGCCGCCATCGCCTCCGTCAGACAAAGGCTCAAACTTTACTCCAAGG TTCCTGCGAACGGACTGGTGATCTACTGCGGGTCGGTGCTGACAGATGGCCGAAAATCAAAAAAGGTGACCATCGACTTTGAGCCCTGCAGGCCCCTCAATAAGTTCATGTACCTCTGTGACAGCAAGTTTCACACTGAG CCTCTGAAGTCACTACTGGAGGATGACGTCACGTACGGTTTTATCGTGGTTGACGGCAAGGAGACGTTGTACGGGACGCTTTCCGGTAGCAACAAAACTGTGCTTCACTCTTTCAAGGAAAACCTGCCCAAGAAACATG GTCGTGGTGGCCAGTCAGCGATGCGGTTCGCTCGGATACGCATGGAGAAGCGGCACCACTATCTCCGGAAGGTGGCGGAGGGAGCAACGGCCGCCTTCCTAGCCGACGGCCAAGTGAACGTCCACGGCCTCGTGCTGGCCGGGCTGGCACACTTCAAGACAGAACTCAGCCGCTCTGACATGTTTGACCCG CGGCTGCAGGAGAGGGTATTGAAGGTAGTGGACGTGGGATATGGCGGCGAGAGCGGCTTCAACCAGGCCATAGAGCTGGCAGCACCGGTCCTCTCTAACGTTACATTCCTACACGAGAAACGACTCATAG GTCGTTACTTTGACGAGATATCCCAGGATACAGGTCGGTTCTGTTTTGGAGTAGATGACACTTTGAGAGCACTGGAGATGGGGGCTGTGAGCATTCTTATTGTGTGGGAAAACCTTGATATCACCAGATATCTGCTCAAAAACCACCAGACCGATG GAACGGAGATCCTGTGTCTCTCTGATGACCAAATGAAGGACCGTGATTTATTTCAAGACCAAGAG ACCGGCGTCGAGTTGGAGCTTCAGGAATCGATGCCCCTGCTGGAGTGgttcgccaacaactacaagaaCTTTGGATCCACCCTCGAGATTGTCACAGACAAGTCACAGGAGGGTGCACAGTTTGTCAAGGGATTCGGAGGAATTGGCG GCCTTCTAAGGTACAAGGTGGAGTTTGAGGCACTCCAGCCTGACATCGCGAACGAGTTCGACCTTGAAGCGTATAATTAa